The Herbaspirillum sp. DW155 genomic interval GCCATCAGCTGGGCGGCCACTACCGGTGGGCATAGCGGGGATGTCGTGCGCGACGTGATGCTGGCCGCCGTGGAGCAGAGGTTTGGAAGCACGCAGACTCCACAGGTGATTGAATGGCTCAGCGACAACGGCTCGGCCTACATCGACCATCGCACACGCAGCTTCGCTCGCGAGCTGGGATTGGAGCCCTTGACCACGCCCGTGCGCTCGCCACAGAGTAACGGCATGGCGGAGCGGTTCGTAAAAACGATGAAGCATGATTACATCGCCTTCATGGACAAGCCCGATGTGCCTACGGCGCTCACGCATCTGGCCTCTGCCTTCGAGCAATACAATGAGCGCCATCCGCACAAGGCCCTGAAATACCGCTCGCCTCGCGAGTTCAGACGGGCTGCAGCATCAGTAACTTAACGATGTCTGAGTGTCCTGAATTGCGGGGGCAACTACAGCATTGCTTGAGTCTGCAAAAATCCTATTACCGGTCATTACGATGAGCTCATCAGCTTTTCTGCGTTCCTTCCACACTGAGACCATCTCTTCCAAAAAGTCTTCAATCGGTGTGTGTGCGTCAAGCCCTTGATAAGCTCGAGTCCAAGGTTCTTGAAGAATGCCCTTATCCCATAGGCAGCCCCATTGCCAGCGATATAGATCTATTGTTCGTATTCCATTAATTGTGATTCCGTATTTCAGGCGCCTATAGGTAGGCCACTCATCCTCATAACCCAGCTGGAAGTAGGCGTCATCATGGTCGCGCAGATTCATGCTGCGGTCAGGCGCGCCAACAATCACACTACCTAGGCCATCATTCGTAATTTCTGAGTGATCGGTAATAAGGACCACCAAGCCTCTGCGGCGCGATCAAGCATCGGATGCAGACAAGCCACCAGACGGTTGAGGGCATCAGCATTTTCTTCAAGTTCCTGAGACATCTCGCATAAGAGATCTTCGACGACTAGCGTTCCGACGATGAAATGGGTGTTTTGCATGTTGATACTCCAAGTTCTGTTTCTCTGGGTTTACTCGCGTGCCTAACCGAGCCGGTCTAGGAGTGACTCTGGACGTAAGTGTGTGTATCTAGCGAGCATTTGCAGAGTTTTGTGCCCCGAGATACTTGCCGCCTCTAATGGGTTGAGGCCTCTTTCGAAGAGACGAGATACGGCCTCATGGCGGAGGTCATGCCAGCGGAGATCCGAAATATTCAGTTTCTTCATGGCACGCTTCCAAACGCAGGTGACGGAATTCGCGGATGTGGCCAGAACTTGGCCGGTAAGGGCGCAATCCGGGTGTGCTATCTGGTAGGCATCATGAAGGGCTCGTAGTACTGTGACTGCTCTCGTCGATAGGGGGAGGGTTGCCGGCACGCCTTTGTTTCCGCTCTCGCGCTCAATCTTGGGAATGTGAATAAGGCGTTTTTCTAGGTTGACCCATTCCCACTGAAGCTTGAACAGTGTGCCCTGACGTAGGCTTGTTTCTATTGCAAGCGTGAATGCCGCAGCGGCGAACGAGTTGGCGCTTGCCTGCAGGTGAGCCAAAATTTGTTCATATTCGCCTGGAAGCAGTCGTCGTTCTCTCGCTCTGCTACCTCCTGGCTTGCGGATATTCTTCAGCGGATTGGGGAGTCCCTCCAGTCCCCATTCTTTGCGCGCGATTTCGAATAAATGGCTCACTAACTGGAGCTCTAGGCGAATCGTATTCTCGGCGCGTCCTAATGCTCTGCGCTGGTCTCGATATTGAGCAAAATCTGCTCCCCTAAGTCCGGCTAGTGTCTTGTAGGCCAAGTCAGTTTCAAGCCATCGATCAATGCGCCGCTCTTCCTGGTATGGATGGCGCTTATTCGGTACTACCTCTTTGCGATAGCGTTCTAGAGCCTGGCGAAGGGTGGTCTTCTCAGCTTCAGATTGATCGACGAAGGAGCCGGCATCCATGGCCGCCTCGATGCGCCGTGCTTCCTGTTGGGCTTTTTTGAGGGTGTCGAAGGTGTGATAGACAGGTTTGTGTCCGCGCCGTCGAATTTCGACGCGCCAGAACTCCCCGCGCTGCTGTATGTATGCCATTTCCAGTTCCCAAGTACGTTGATTGAACGCTTGGTCTGGATTTTCCGGTTCCGGCAGAATTCCGGCAAAGGCCAGTTTTTGAATAGGCAGCCCATAGCTATGGACGAAAAAAAAGCACCACGATTTCTCGTAAGTGCTTGATTTTCTTGCTGCAAATTCGTGGTAGGCCGTGCGGGACTCGAACCTGCGACCAACGGATTAAAAGTCCGCTGCTCTACCAACTGAGCTAACGACCCGAAAGACCGCTATTATAGGCAAACTCTATCGGCGGTGTCAACACTCCGGCCTCACAAACCATCGGCCATCGCATGTAACACCACAGCATCCGCCCGCTTCGCTTACTTGAGCGAGGCCATCCGTTCCTTGCCGGTCTGTGCGGCCGGGGTGTTCGGGTACTTGGCGATCAACTGTTCCAACGTTTTCTTGGCCGCTGCCTTGTCTTTCAGTTCAGCTTGCGAACTGGCGATGTTGAGCAGGGCGTCGGCCGCCTTGGGGTTGTCGGGATAATTCTTCACTACCACCTGCTGCGCAGCGATGGCGCCCTTGTAGTCGCGCTGGGCGTACAGGGCATTGCCTTGCCAGTATTGCGCCGAGGCGGCATAGCCGGATTGCGGATAGCGCTTCAGGAAGTCGGCAAAGGCATTGGCCGCGCCCTTGTAGTCGCCACCCTTGAATTGCGACAGGGCCGCATCATAGGCCTGCTGTTCGGATACGCCCACAGCCACGGTCTGGCCATCCACTTGCACCTGTTGCGGCTCCAGCTTGCGCAGGCGCGCGTCCAGGTCGACGTAGAAATCCTTCTGACGTTGCTGGGCGTTGGTAATCTCGTTGGTCAGCACCTCGATCTGGCCGCGCAGCGCCGCAATCTGGGATTGCAGGTTGTCGTTGCGGTCCGAGAGCGTCAGGACACTGTTCTTGTCAGCCTTGTTGGCGACGTCACGCTGCAGGGCTTCGATCTTGGAGCGGATGTCCAGGATGGCCTTGCGCGCCTCGTCATCATCAAACAGGCCGGCTCGGGCGGTAAGCGGTAAGAAAGCCGTGGCGGCCAGCAAGGCCGCCACGGTTACCGATTTCAGTTTGAAAGCGGTATGCATGACAATTATTGGTAAGCGATGTCAGCGCGACGGTTTTCAGCGTAGGCCGCTTCATCCTGGCCCAGTGCCTTCGGCTTTTCCTTGCCGAAGGAAACCGCTTCCACTTGTGCGTCGGACACGCCCAGCAGGACCAGGGCCTTGCGGACGGCTTCAGCACGCTTCTGGCCCAGAGCCAGGTTGTATTCGGCGCCGCCGCGATCATCGGTGTTGCCCTGGATGATCACCTTGCGGTCCTTGTGGGCCACCAGGTACTTGGCGTGGTTTTCGATGACGGTACGGTATTCCGGCTTGACGGTGTAGCTGTCGTAGTCGAAGTACACGCTACGCTTGGCCAGCACGCCTTGCGGGTCGTTCAGCGGATCGACCGAACCGGCGTTGACGGTGCCCACGGTGCGGGTGTCAGCGCCGTTGCTGGCGCCGGTCTGCACGGGGGCGTTGGCCTTGTCGTCCAGCTTGGTGGACGAGCAGGCAGCCAGCAGAACTGCGCTGGAAACGATGAGGGCGAAGGTACTGATAGTGCGCATTTTGGATTTCTCCTTGTCGTGATGAAAGCAATATTGGATTTCTTTATTTCATGAACGGACCCCAGGTCGGTTCCCTGATATCACCGGCCTGCGTCGTCAGACGCTGTTTGATTCGACCGTCGGTGGAAACGACGGCCAGGGATCCGCGACGACCAGATTCCGTCGCGTACATGATGTATTTGCCGTTGGGCGCAAAGCTGGGCGACTGGTCGCGGCTGCCGTCGGAGAGGCGAATCTCCTGGCCATTGGTCAGGTCCAGTGCATACAGCTGGAACAGGCCGTCGCGACGCGAGATGAAGGCCAGCGTCTTGCCGTCAGGCGAAATGCGGGGGCTGATGTTGTAGCTGCCATTGAAGGTGACGCGCTGGGGTGAGCCGCCATCCAGGCCCACCTTGTACACCTGCGGGCCGCCGCTGCGGTCGCTGGTGAAGTAGATGCTGCCGCCATCGGGCGAAAACTGCGGCTCGGTATCGATGCCGGCACTGTTGGTCAGGCGGCGCAGGCCCGAACCATCTGCATTGATGACGTAGACCTGGGTCAGGCCATCGCGCGTCAGCGCCACGGCCAGGCGCGAGCCGTCCGGCGACCAGGCCGGGGCCGAGTTGCTGCCCTTGAAGTTGGCCACGATGGAGCGCTGGCGCGTGACCAGGTTCTGGATGTAGACCACCGGCTTCTTCATCTCGAAGGAGACGTAGGCGACCTTGGTGCCATCAGGCGACCAGGCCGGGGAGATGATGGGCTCGTTGGAGCGCAGCGCCACCTGCGTGCCTTCACCATCGGCATCGGCCACTTCCAGGCGGTATTCATTGCCGGACTTGGTGACATAGGAAATACGGGTGGAGAAGATGCCGGGGATGCCGGTCAACTTCTGGTAGATGTCGTCGGCGATCTTGTGCGCGGTCAGGCGCAGCAGTTGCGGCTGGGCACCGATGGACAGGGCCGAGAGCTGGCTAGACTGCACCGT includes:
- a CDS encoding site-specific integrase; the protein is MAYIQQRGEFWRVEIRRRGHKPVYHTFDTLKKAQQEARRIEAAMDAGSFVDQSEAEKTTLRQALERYRKEVVPNKRHPYQEERRIDRWLETDLAYKTLAGLRGADFAQYRDQRRALGRAENTIRLELQLVSHLFEIARKEWGLEGLPNPLKNIRKPGGSRARERRLLPGEYEQILAHLQASANSFAAAAFTLAIETSLRQGTLFKLQWEWVNLEKRLIHIPKIERESGNKGVPATLPLSTRAVTVLRALHDAYQIAHPDCALTGQVLATSANSVTCVWKRAMKKLNISDLRWHDLRHEAVSRLFERGLNPLEAASISGHKTLQMLARYTHLRPESLLDRLG
- the ybgF gene encoding tol-pal system protein YbgF, whose product is MHTAFKLKSVTVAALLAATAFLPLTARAGLFDDDEARKAILDIRSKIEALQRDVANKADKNSVLTLSDRNDNLQSQIAALRGQIEVLTNEITNAQQRQKDFYVDLDARLRKLEPQQVQVDGQTVAVGVSEQQAYDAALSQFKGGDYKGAANAFADFLKRYPQSGYAASAQYWQGNALYAQRDYKGAIAAQQVVVKNYPDNPKAADALLNIASSQAELKDKAAAKKTLEQLIAKYPNTPAAQTGKERMASLK
- the pal gene encoding peptidoglycan-associated lipoprotein Pal — encoded protein: MRTISTFALIVSSAVLLAACSSTKLDDKANAPVQTGASNGADTRTVGTVNAGSVDPLNDPQGVLAKRSVYFDYDSYTVKPEYRTVIENHAKYLVAHKDRKVIIQGNTDDRGGAEYNLALGQKRAEAVRKALVLLGVSDAQVEAVSFGKEKPKALGQDEAAYAENRRADIAYQ
- the tolB gene encoding Tol-Pal system beta propeller repeat protein TolB; its protein translation is MIKTRYLTLSLTRIAAATVAVAGLSFAPASQAQLRFEITGVGASQIPVAITAFPGEESAPQQITSVVKADLARSGVFKLIDNGDALSDSSPINYADWQKRGANALAVGSVTRLADGRFDVRYRLFDTVQSSQLSALSIGAQPQLLRLTAHKIADDIYQKLTGIPGIFSTRISYVTKSGNEYRLEVADADGEGTQVALRSNEPIISPAWSPDGTKVAYVSFEMKKPVVYIQNLVTRQRSIVANFKGSNSAPAWSPDGSRLAVALTRDGLTQVYVINADGSGLRRLTNSAGIDTEPQFSPDGGSIYFTSDRSGGPQVYKVGLDGGSPQRVTFNGSYNISPRISPDGKTLAFISRRDGLFQLYALDLTNGQEIRLSDGSRDQSPSFAPNGKYIMYATESGRRGSLAVVSTDGRIKQRLTTQAGDIREPTWGPFMK